One Artemia franciscana chromosome 6, ASM3288406v1, whole genome shotgun sequence DNA window includes the following coding sequences:
- the LOC136028477 gene encoding ubiquitin carboxyl-terminal hydrolase 32-like, whose product MTVSLSGFKCNELQIWLRVLATVTTLEESEILELEKAYLSIERLGRFDLSYFLDLVTIPFPSSHQKLCDRLCDGLFCALDENRDLHIDFKEEVCGISAACRGPLAERLKFAFKVWDKDREGVLRDESLNDMLSTFLVIANFPRELTEEEVIAGFTEMKSSISTNYNINNGFVLEDFLLWSFADSTAQSFVTFISQLFTVYFGLKPPNRREEGEAILSWLRLRKKFPPPNAQLWYLISIEWWKLWLDYVLLEVSFFL is encoded by the exons ATGACTGTGTCTTTGTCTGGTTTCAAGTGTAATGAGTTGCAGATATGGCTGCGAGTACTTGCGACGGTAACTACTT TGGAAGAATCAGAAATTTTAGAGCTTGAAAAAGCCTATTTGTCAATAGAACGACTGGGCCGTTTTGATCTCTCCTACTTTCTGGATTTAGTCACCATTCCCTTTCCTTCATCTCATCAGAAACTGTGCGATAGGCTGTGCGATGGCTTATTCTGTGCTTTGGATGAGAATCGTGATCTACATATTGATTTCAAAGAGGAGGTTTGTGGGATATCAGCCGCTTGCCGAGGACCTTTGGCTGAACGCCTTAAGT TTGCATTCAAAGTGTGGGATAAAGATAGGGAAGGAGTGCTCAGAGATGAATCCCTTAACGATATGCTTTCCACGTTTCTTGTCATTGCTAATTTTCCTCGAGAGTTAACAGAAGAAGAAGTAATTGCAG gtTTTACTGAAATGAAATCTTCTATATCAACGAATTACAATATTAACAATGGTTTTGTGCTAGAAGATTTTTTGCTTTGGTCCTTTGCTGACAGTACAGCTCAAAGCTTTGTCACATTCATCTCTCAGTTGTTTACTGTATATTTTGGTCTCAAGCCTCCCAACAGAAGAGAAGAAGGGGAGGCGATACTGTCGTGGTTAAGGCTAAGGAAAAAGTTCCCCCCACCAAATGCTCAGCTTTGGTATTTGATCTCAATTGAGTGGTGGAAATTGTGGCTGGACTATGTTTTGCttgaagtaagtttttttttataa